One genomic segment of Desulfomicrobium sp. ZS1 includes these proteins:
- a CDS encoding sigma-54 dependent transcriptional regulator — MYTTGAINLLVVDDESSICRLAEKELATASRMVTTANTAREAVAISEKQDFDVVVLDVRLPDGHGLTLLEQFRNSLPDAEVVMITGYSEVSVAVEAMKMGAYDYVTKPFTLEKIKLVIEKAYQASILRRENRILRTSTSQKPMRTLIGHSLAMQRVGYLIDKVARTKAPVLITGESGVGKDVVANAVHDNSACAGKKLVVKNCGTFNKDLLRSELFGYRKGAFTGAMESQDGLLSLANNGSLFLDEVGELPLDVQSMLLRVLETQKYRRVGDTEERSVNIRFLFATNRDLAKEVEARRFNEALYHRLNIFRIEIPPLRERKEDIPVLTEYFLGHLHPEISPYKISKRASECFMAYRWPGNVRELRNVIERAIILSDNELLTAHSLPPEIIESEGENNECDAEYLTMEQNEKELILRVLNIVGNNRNQASKMLHIGRKTLYRKMRKFNIPG; from the coding sequence ATGTACACAACAGGCGCCATCAATCTTCTCGTTGTAGACGACGAATCATCAATCTGCCGCCTTGCCGAAAAAGAACTGGCCACGGCCAGCCGGATGGTGACGACGGCGAACACCGCTCGCGAAGCCGTGGCCATCAGCGAAAAACAGGATTTTGACGTCGTCGTGCTGGATGTACGTTTACCCGATGGACACGGACTCACCCTCCTCGAACAATTTCGAAACTCTCTGCCGGATGCGGAAGTGGTCATGATAACCGGATATTCGGAGGTCAGCGTTGCCGTCGAGGCCATGAAAATGGGAGCTTACGATTATGTCACCAAGCCTTTCACCCTGGAAAAGATCAAGCTGGTCATCGAAAAAGCCTACCAAGCTTCGATATTGCGGAGAGAAAATCGCATCCTGCGCACATCGACCTCCCAAAAACCAATGCGCACACTTATCGGCCATTCCTTGGCCATGCAGCGGGTCGGTTACCTGATCGACAAGGTGGCAAGAACCAAGGCGCCGGTACTGATTACGGGGGAAAGCGGAGTCGGAAAAGATGTCGTGGCCAATGCCGTCCACGATAATAGCGCGTGTGCCGGAAAGAAGCTGGTCGTCAAAAACTGTGGAACTTTCAACAAGGATCTCCTTCGCAGTGAACTATTCGGCTATCGGAAAGGAGCTTTTACTGGAGCCATGGAATCACAGGACGGCCTGCTGTCTCTGGCGAACAATGGTTCACTCTTCCTAGACGAAGTAGGGGAGTTGCCTCTGGACGTTCAGTCGATGCTGTTACGAGTTCTGGAAACACAAAAGTACAGACGCGTGGGTGACACCGAAGAACGCAGCGTCAACATCCGCTTCCTGTTTGCGACGAACCGGGATTTGGCCAAAGAGGTAGAAGCGAGACGATTCAACGAGGCACTCTACCACAGGCTCAACATCTTCCGCATAGAGATCCCTCCCCTTCGCGAACGAAAAGAGGACATCCCAGTACTCACGGAATATTTCCTTGGACATCTGCATCCCGAAATTTCGCCCTACAAGATTTCCAAACGCGCCTCGGAATGCTTCATGGCCTACCGTTGGCCAGGAAATGTCCGCGAACTGCGGAACGTCATTGAAAGAGCCATCATTCTTTCCGACAACGAACTTCTCACGGCCCATTCGCTCCCGCCGGAAATTATCGAGAGCGAGGGAGAAAACAATGAATGCGATGCGGAATACTTAACGATGGAACAAAACGAAAAAGAGCTAATTCTTCGGGTACTCAACATTGTCGGAAACAATCGCAATCAAGCTTCGAAAATGTTACATATTGGCCGTAAAACACTCTACAGAAAAATGCGTAAATTCAATATCCCAGGATAA
- a CDS encoding Fic family protein translates to MGNIEAAMAYIEESVQQGHLLTEHFVRELHALTVGSLEREGDATPGAYRCRQARIARSEHLPPEFLLVPQYMQELVPFINENHPPKYDLIKVALAHHRFGWIHPFGNGNGRVVRLLTYSLLIKYGFNVQAGGRVLNPTAVFCNDRDRYYAMLEKADAGTPAGLETWCIYVLQGILDELRKVDRLTDFTYLADNILLPAIAFARERELITMAEARILQIGARTGITKASDLSPAMPGMTSAQRTYQIRKLVERKMLLPIKEGARQYTLGFSNSFLLRGIIHALSEKGFIPPTLNRPA, encoded by the coding sequence ATGGGCAACATCGAGGCCGCCATGGCCTACATCGAAGAAAGCGTCCAACAGGGCCATTTGCTGACGGAACATTTCGTCCGCGAACTGCATGCCCTCACGGTCGGCAGTCTGGAACGCGAGGGCGACGCCACGCCCGGTGCATACCGCTGTCGACAGGCCAGAATCGCACGGTCGGAACATCTGCCTCCGGAGTTCCTGCTGGTGCCGCAGTACATGCAGGAACTGGTGCCCTTCATCAACGAAAACCATCCACCCAAATACGATCTGATCAAGGTGGCGCTGGCCCATCATCGTTTCGGCTGGATACACCCCTTCGGCAACGGCAACGGACGTGTGGTGCGCCTGCTGACGTACTCGCTGCTGATCAAATACGGCTTCAACGTCCAGGCCGGAGGGCGGGTACTCAATCCGACTGCTGTGTTCTGCAATGACCGTGACCGCTATTACGCCATGCTGGAAAAAGCCGACGCCGGGACTCCGGCCGGTCTGGAAACGTGGTGCATCTATGTGCTGCAGGGCATACTGGATGAATTGCGCAAGGTGGATCGGCTGACTGATTTCACCTATCTGGCCGATAACATACTGCTGCCCGCCATTGCCTTTGCCCGTGAACGCGAACTGATCACCATGGCCGAAGCGCGTATTCTTCAGATTGGAGCGCGAACGGGCATCACCAAGGCTTCAGACCTGAGCCCTGCCATGCCGGGCATGACATCGGCACAACGCACGTATCAGATCAGGAAGCTGGTCGAGCGCAAAATGTTGCTGCCGATCAAGGAAGGTGCACGACAGTACACTCTGGGCTTCAGCAACAGTTTTCTGTTGCGCGGCATCATCCACGCGCTGTCCGAGAAAGGTTTCATCCCGCCAACGCTCAACCGACCCGCATAA